Proteins encoded within one genomic window of Synechococcus sp. PCC 7335:
- a CDS encoding aminoglycoside phosphotransferase family protein, producing MGRPTAEIEIDEALVQDLLRSQYPSVCNLPIRRMDSGWDNQLFRLGESLTVRLPRRHIAAQLIETEQIWLPILSARLPIPVPSPIYCGKPSDRYPWSWSVLPWIEGVSAYVETPSIGESERFAAFLRSLHVPAPSSVPFNPFRSVSLASRSAQITAWMQQLDQTTSLITPTIKAIWKSAINPKLTFEPQWIHGDLHPQNVLVNQGKISGVIDWGDMTVGDPALDLAAIWMIFPQPSERQQLLRHYDATPSLIQCAKGWAVFFATVFSTHGDADDPVQVQMGQRIFQNLEQDEE from the coding sequence ATGGGTCGGCCTACAGCAGAAATTGAGATTGACGAAGCGCTAGTACAAGACTTACTGCGATCGCAATATCCATCCGTTTGCAACCTACCTATCCGACGCATGGATTCTGGTTGGGACAATCAGCTTTTTCGTCTAGGCGAGTCTCTAACTGTTCGGCTACCTCGTCGGCATATTGCCGCCCAGCTAATTGAAACAGAACAGATTTGGCTGCCGATCCTGTCAGCTCGGCTACCGATTCCGGTGCCATCACCAATCTACTGCGGCAAGCCTAGCGATCGGTATCCTTGGTCGTGGTCTGTGCTGCCTTGGATAGAAGGGGTCTCAGCTTATGTCGAAACACCTTCGATAGGAGAAAGCGAGCGATTTGCCGCCTTCTTGCGATCACTTCATGTTCCAGCACCTAGTTCTGTTCCTTTTAATCCCTTTCGCAGCGTTTCTCTAGCATCGCGCTCAGCGCAAATTACTGCCTGGATGCAGCAGCTAGATCAAACCACCTCCCTGATAACACCCACGATTAAAGCCATTTGGAAAAGCGCGATCAACCCTAAGCTGACCTTTGAACCGCAGTGGATTCATGGCGACTTGCATCCTCAAAATGTCCTGGTCAATCAAGGCAAGATCAGCGGTGTAATCGACTGGGGGGATATGACTGTAGGCGATCCAGCGCTCGATCTCGCAGCAATTTGGATGATCTTTCCCCAGCCTAGCGAACGCCAACAACTGCTTCGACACTACGATGCAACGCCATCCCTTATACAGTGCGCCAAAGGATGGGCAGTCTTTTTTGCAACCGTTTTTTCAACACACGGTGATGCTGACGACCCTGTTCAAGTTCAGATGGGTCAAAGGATCTTCCAGAATTTGGAACAAGATGAGGAGTAG
- a CDS encoding DUF952 domain-containing protein, translating into MLFHIVESTNWAAAKERGMYEPDSLAAEGFIHLSKEQQVSGTVERFYKGRSDLVILEIDPKLLQASLCYDQVPGHGVFPHLYGPLNLEAVVRVWTIDSFFDSLNQHK; encoded by the coding sequence ATGCTTTTCCATATTGTTGAATCCACAAACTGGGCCGCCGCCAAAGAAAGAGGAATGTATGAGCCTGATTCACTAGCAGCAGAAGGCTTTATCCATCTTTCAAAAGAGCAACAGGTTTCTGGCACGGTAGAACGATTCTACAAAGGACGCTCCGATCTGGTGATCTTAGAGATAGACCCTAAGCTGTTGCAGGCGTCTCTTTGCTATGATCAGGTGCCAGGTCACGGCGTATTCCCTCATCTATACGGCCCTCTGAATTTAGAAGCTGTTGTTAGAGTTTGGACAATAGATAGCTTCTTCGATAGTTTGAATCAGCACAAATGA
- a CDS encoding cytochrome c biogenesis protein, which yields MIKLIKFTIGLTLGLLLIALPFSQFQPSSLDALETIVVQQGGRKKPLDTVAQETVARIHGATAYKHDGIVEDSMTTFMSLWLNNRDWNQAPFVLFSYRPLKEKVGLDPDQKYFSFQTLMTNQALGDVVRQAHKQDLEGEDLSRDQREALAIEDRLTLMLGSVDDNAIAVVPHPADTKGKWMGISEAEALYSTEAITPLLSNFVAMKQQFLTQPTQLPRLSPLASQLKSDLRALSPAVYPAVGAMDKEVFFNHFHPFAKAWKLYGIAFVIMLATVWIKPIELYWSAIGLFVSGVIVQSYGFLLRMQIADRPPVTNMYESVIWVGFGIAAIALVFELIYKAKYYLLAAAPLAVMCLILADSLPAVLDPSISPLVPVLRDNFWLSIHVPTIALSYASFALALGIGHVALGSYLFTPSAKSRIQLLSQLNYRVLQVGVLLLTAGIILGGIWAHFSWGRFWGWDPKETWALIALLCYLVPLHGRLVGWIGNFGISVASVAAFNAVLMAWYGVNFVLGTGLHSYGFGTGGSEWMIASVIGVDMLFVLAATARYKGWLTKLSVNPGEASASANS from the coding sequence ATGATAAAACTGATAAAATTTACTATTGGGTTGACACTAGGCCTGCTGCTGATCGCCCTCCCATTTAGTCAATTTCAGCCATCGTCGTTGGACGCACTAGAGACCATAGTGGTGCAGCAAGGAGGCCGTAAGAAACCGCTAGATACGGTAGCGCAAGAAACGGTTGCCAGGATTCATGGCGCTACCGCTTACAAGCACGACGGCATTGTCGAAGATTCAATGACCACATTCATGTCGCTTTGGTTGAACAATCGCGACTGGAACCAGGCGCCCTTTGTGCTTTTTAGCTATCGGCCACTGAAGGAAAAAGTTGGCCTCGATCCTGATCAAAAATATTTCTCTTTTCAAACGCTGATGACGAACCAGGCCTTAGGCGATGTTGTTCGTCAGGCTCACAAACAAGATCTCGAAGGCGAAGATCTCAGCCGTGATCAGCGCGAAGCGCTGGCAATCGAAGACAGACTGACGCTGATGCTAGGTTCTGTTGATGACAATGCGATTGCAGTTGTGCCCCATCCAGCCGACACGAAAGGCAAATGGATGGGCATCTCAGAAGCAGAGGCGCTTTATTCAACAGAGGCGATCACACCATTGCTCTCAAACTTCGTGGCGATGAAGCAGCAATTTCTTACTCAGCCAACTCAGCTACCTCGGCTTAGCCCCTTAGCCTCTCAGCTAAAGTCTGATCTTCGCGCCCTTAGTCCAGCCGTATATCCGGCGGTCGGTGCGATGGATAAAGAGGTCTTTTTCAATCACTTTCATCCTTTTGCTAAGGCTTGGAAGCTGTACGGAATTGCGTTTGTCATTATGTTGGCAACCGTCTGGATTAAGCCTATAGAGCTTTACTGGAGCGCGATTGGGCTGTTTGTCAGCGGTGTGATTGTGCAAAGTTACGGGTTCTTACTGCGCATGCAGATTGCCGATCGTCCGCCTGTGACTAATATGTATGAATCGGTGATTTGGGTTGGGTTTGGGATTGCGGCGATCGCCCTTGTCTTCGAGCTAATCTACAAAGCCAAATACTACCTGCTAGCCGCGGCTCCACTGGCGGTGATGTGCTTGATTCTGGCCGATAGTCTTCCAGCCGTTCTAGATCCGAGCATTTCGCCGCTGGTTCCTGTGTTACGAGACAATTTCTGGCTGAGTATTCACGTTCCTACCATTGCGCTTAGCTATGCGAGCTTTGCACTTGCGCTTGGCATCGGCCATGTTGCCCTCGGCAGCTATCTATTCACCCCTAGTGCCAAATCTAGAATCCAACTTCTCTCTCAGCTCAACTACCGAGTGCTGCAAGTCGGCGTCTTGCTACTGACCGCAGGTATTATTTTAGGCGGCATTTGGGCGCACTTCTCCTGGGGACGTTTCTGGGGCTGGGACCCTAAGGAGACCTGGGCACTAATTGCACTGCTATGTTATTTGGTGCCGCTACACGGTCGTTTGGTTGGGTGGATTGGCAACTTTGGCATCAGCGTTGCTAGCGTTGCAGCTTTTAACGCGGTGCTGATGGCTTGGTATGGGGTGAACTTTGTATTGGGAACCGGTCTACATAGCTACGGCTTTGGCACAGGGGGTTCCGAATGGATGATAGCCAGCGTTATCGGTGTGGATATGTTGTTTGTGTTGGCGGCAACTGCGAGATACAAAGGCTGGCTGACTAAACTATCGGTCAATCCGGGTGAAGCTAGTGCTAGTGCTAACTCGTAG
- a CDS encoding ubiquinol-cytochrome c reductase iron-sulfur subunit — MKRRAFMNWVGVGFMASSLPVVIAACTPAVEEPEVVDEAEAEPCAATEPVASSAREDGFAPLGSVEELDSAGFLSDKSFAGGPVIAIRDPENADSVVAFNSTCTHQGCSVAWESSEFACPCHGSKFSASGEVTEGPATEALATYEAMIEDAQVLVRAA, encoded by the coding sequence ATGAAGCGTAGAGCATTTATGAATTGGGTAGGCGTTGGCTTCATGGCTTCGTCTTTGCCTGTTGTGATCGCAGCTTGCACCCCTGCTGTTGAAGAACCAGAAGTTGTAGACGAAGCCGAAGCCGAGCCCTGTGCTGCGACCGAACCCGTCGCTAGTAGCGCCCGAGAAGATGGCTTTGCTCCGCTTGGCAGCGTTGAAGAGCTAGACAGTGCCGGATTTCTATCAGATAAGTCCTTTGCCGGTGGTCCCGTGATTGCTATTCGCGATCCAGAAAATGCAGACAGCGTTGTTGCGTTCAATTCAACCTGCACGCACCAAGGATGTAGCGTTGCCTGGGAAAGCTCAGAATTTGCTTGTCCTTGCCACGGCTCCAAGTTTAGTGCTAGCGGAGAAGTAACCGAAGGGCCTGCCACCGAAGCATTAGCTACATACGAAGCAATGATTGAAGACGCTCAGGTTCTAGTCAGAGCGGCGTAG